One window of Eisenibacter elegans DSM 3317 genomic DNA carries:
- a CDS encoding MerC domain-containing protein yields the protein MIRKDFFDFHWDFAGFAASFLCALHCLATPFIFTFSTVGAAYIGHHWWVESSMLGLSAVLAVSVLWPSYIKVHHRLNALLMAGLGFVLIGLGLWVFEHLHPYGEVVFSSAGALSIAAAHVVNWRMSRQCTDKSCKVSH from the coding sequence ATGATACGTAAAGACTTTTTTGACTTCCACTGGGATTTTGCCGGCTTTGCTGCCTCTTTTTTGTGCGCTCTTCATTGCCTCGCAACCCCATTTATATTTACTTTCTCTACTGTAGGAGCCGCGTATATTGGGCATCACTGGTGGGTCGAGTCTTCGATGCTTGGGCTGAGCGCCGTGCTGGCGGTCAGTGTCTTATGGCCTAGTTATATTAAGGTTCATCACCGCCTTAATGCCCTCTTGATGGCTGGTTTGGGCTTTGTCTTGATTGGGTTGGGGCTTTGGGTATTTGAACACCTCCACCCTTATGGAGAAGTAGTTTTTTCGAGTGCCGGCGCATTAAGTATCGCCGCCGCACACGTAGTCAATTGGCGAATGAGCCGCCAATGTACTGACAAGTCGTGTAAAGTTTCTCACTAA
- a CDS encoding 3-hydroxybutyrate dehydrogenase yields MSRNKSAIITGSTSGIGLGLAKVFAKAGYNIMFNGLESNGAEIAAQVAEEFGVKTRFAGANMLKPEEIQAMVKEAEEAFDGIDVLINNAGVQFVAPIDEFPEDRWNLIIGVNLNSVFHTTKAVWPGMKARQFGRIINITSAHGIRASEYKSAYVAAKHGVTGLTKVLGLEGAPFNITCNAIAPGYVKTPLVEGQIADQAKAHKLSEQEVVEKIMLYKQAIKRFINLESLGQAALFFASEYSSETTGITLPMDGGWSSQ; encoded by the coding sequence ATGAGCAGAAACAAGAGCGCTATCATTACTGGCAGCACCAGCGGCATCGGCCTTGGCTTGGCCAAAGTGTTTGCCAAAGCAGGGTATAATATTATGTTTAATGGTCTGGAGTCGAATGGTGCAGAAATTGCCGCCCAAGTTGCTGAGGAGTTTGGGGTAAAAACCCGCTTTGCAGGAGCCAATATGCTGAAGCCTGAGGAGATTCAGGCAATGGTCAAAGAGGCTGAAGAGGCCTTCGATGGGATTGATGTGTTGATTAACAATGCCGGCGTGCAGTTTGTAGCGCCCATCGATGAGTTCCCCGAAGACCGTTGGAACCTTATTATTGGGGTCAATCTCAACTCCGTTTTCCACACTACTAAAGCTGTTTGGCCGGGAATGAAAGCCCGCCAATTTGGCCGTATCATCAATATCACCTCTGCCCACGGTATTCGTGCTTCCGAATACAAATCGGCTTATGTGGCAGCCAAACACGGGGTAACAGGCCTAACCAAGGTGCTGGGCTTGGAAGGAGCGCCCTTCAATATCACCTGCAATGCCATTGCCCCGGGTTATGTCAAAACACCCTTGGTAGAAGGACAAATTGCAGACCAAGCCAAGGCCCATAAGCTCAGCGAACAAGAGGTAGTAGAGAAAATTATGCTCTACAAACAAGCAATCAAGCGGTTTATCAATCTCGAAAGCTTGGGGCAGGCCGCCTTGTTTTTTGCCTCCGAATACTCTTCCGAAACAACTGGTATTACCCTGCCAATGGACGGAGGCTGGAGCTCTCAATAG
- a CDS encoding hydroxymethylglutaryl-CoA reductase yields the protein MTVVPSLLLKQLYTHGSLKNTEQGLSFSIKNRLSDATLSGIFSIKINGQEVSLQDVSIDLLDRVLRPADINAQNPVDFPLRKTFNVLIKAEALPEGKHSLEIGFEVSPFGKLELQVDDSIKKEDQNRIKIPRDDKDDYSPEAIKARQKFVEEFAGVKLQHIPQYSFDPHTTQGNCEHFTGVAQVPLGFAGPLRINGEHAQGDFLIPLATSEGTLVASYNRGIQVLNASGGAKCTVIGDAMQRAPVFVFEDARGARDFAKWVQANFTKIAQEAEATSSVAKLSDIDTYLSNKFAFLRFNYTTGDAAGQNMVGRATFAACSWILDHYEGQRIVNFYLESNFATDKKASQINVMRTRGKRVVAEAIIPRDVLIQKMRVEPEKLAYHGLIANVGAILSGANNNGLHSANAITAMFIATGQDVANVSESSAGVIYSELTPERDLYISITIPSLIIATHGGGVGLATQNECLQVLGCTGRGSVNKLAEIIAGTVLAGEISLASAISSSDWVSSHEKYGRNR from the coding sequence ATGACTGTAGTACCATCTCTACTCCTCAAGCAACTCTATACCCACGGCAGCCTCAAGAATACAGAGCAAGGCCTGTCTTTTTCTATCAAAAACCGCTTGAGCGATGCCACCCTTTCAGGCATTTTTAGTATCAAAATCAATGGGCAAGAAGTATCCCTACAAGATGTTAGTATAGATTTGCTTGACCGTGTGTTGCGTCCGGCAGACATCAACGCCCAAAACCCTGTAGATTTTCCATTACGCAAGACCTTTAATGTCTTGATTAAGGCTGAGGCCTTACCCGAAGGCAAACATAGTTTGGAAATAGGCTTTGAAGTAAGCCCTTTTGGTAAGCTGGAGTTACAGGTAGATGATTCTATCAAAAAAGAAGACCAAAACCGTATCAAAATACCTCGCGACGACAAGGACGACTACAGCCCGGAGGCTATCAAAGCCCGGCAAAAGTTTGTAGAGGAATTTGCCGGGGTCAAACTCCAACATATTCCCCAATATTCTTTTGACCCTCACACGACTCAGGGCAACTGTGAGCACTTTACCGGAGTAGCACAAGTGCCTCTAGGCTTCGCTGGACCGTTGCGTATCAATGGCGAACACGCTCAGGGTGATTTTTTGATTCCCTTGGCTACCTCCGAAGGTACGTTGGTAGCGTCTTATAACCGAGGCATACAGGTGCTCAACGCCAGCGGTGGGGCGAAGTGTACAGTCATTGGCGATGCAATGCAGCGTGCCCCAGTGTTTGTGTTTGAGGATGCACGCGGTGCGCGTGATTTTGCCAAGTGGGTACAGGCCAATTTCACCAAAATAGCCCAAGAAGCTGAGGCTACCTCTAGCGTAGCCAAACTTTCAGACATTGACACCTACTTATCCAATAAATTTGCCTTCTTACGCTTCAATTACACTACTGGCGACGCAGCAGGGCAGAATATGGTCGGCAGAGCCACATTTGCGGCTTGTAGCTGGATACTAGACCACTACGAAGGCCAGCGCATCGTCAACTTCTACTTAGAATCTAACTTTGCTACCGACAAAAAAGCCTCACAAATCAATGTGATGCGTACTCGTGGCAAAAGGGTAGTGGCAGAGGCCATCATCCCAAGGGATGTGTTGATTCAAAAAATGCGTGTAGAGCCAGAGAAACTGGCCTATCACGGACTTATCGCCAACGTAGGCGCTATTCTTTCTGGCGCCAACAACAACGGCCTACATTCGGCCAATGCCATTACGGCGATGTTTATCGCCACAGGTCAAGATGTGGCCAATGTGTCGGAGTCGTCAGCAGGGGTGATTTATTCGGAGCTTACCCCCGAAAGAGACCTCTACATCTCCATTACCATTCCTTCGCTTATTATCGCTACCCACGGTGGAGGTGTTGGCTTGGCCACACAGAATGAGTGTTTGCAAGTATTGGGCTGCACCGGCAGGGGCTCTGTCAATAAGTTGGCCGAAATCATTGCCGGAACAGTATTGGCCGGTGAAATCTCCTTGGCCTCGGCTATTTCTTCATCTGACTGGGTGTCGAGCCACGAAAAATACGGACGCAATCGCTAA
- the gmk gene encoding guanylate kinase has protein sequence MDAHKHQKIIIFSAPSGSGKTTIVRHLLTQYPDRLGFSISACTRSQRPNEIDGKDYYFLTPEAFRTKIQEEAFVEWEEVYENSFYGTLKAEVERIWAQGKAVLFDVDVKGGISLKNYFGAQALSIFVKVPSVEVLAARLQERNTDSAESLQKRIDKFTYELGFADNFDKVIINEHLDQMLEEVSQLVVDFLNQ, from the coding sequence ATGGACGCGCACAAACATCAAAAAATCATTATTTTCTCTGCCCCCTCAGGCTCTGGCAAAACCACCATCGTACGCCACCTACTTACCCAATACCCCGATCGTTTGGGTTTTTCTATTTCGGCCTGTACCCGCAGCCAACGTCCCAACGAAATAGACGGCAAGGATTACTATTTTTTAACTCCGGAAGCTTTCAGAACCAAAATCCAAGAGGAGGCCTTTGTCGAATGGGAAGAGGTATACGAAAACTCTTTTTATGGAACACTCAAGGCCGAAGTAGAGCGCATTTGGGCGCAAGGCAAAGCGGTGTTGTTTGATGTGGATGTGAAAGGAGGGATTTCTCTCAAAAATTATTTTGGTGCACAAGCGCTCTCTATTTTTGTGAAAGTGCCTTCTGTGGAAGTGTTGGCTGCCCGCCTACAAGAGCGCAATACCGATTCTGCCGAAAGCCTACAAAAGCGCATCGATAAGTTTACGTACGAATTGGGGTTTGCAGATAATTTTGACAAAGTCATCATCAATGAACACCTTGATCAGATGCTGGAAGAGGTCAGTCAATTGGTGGTAGATTTCTTGAATCAATAG
- a CDS encoding ATP-binding cassette domain-containing protein encodes MSEPILKAIIQLLAISASVDGTVTESEKKVTYDFISENLNYDDVPRFQQLFDEYASIALQTQLQIHNIAKKINQELDQKQKVIVLMHLLELVSADGGIHESEEELVDELAQEFNIDSHEYSIIKAFVTNDDVVNLGLSNILIISGKELPQGYNHLFREGFGDLVAVLRIPSMEMYWLKFFQQDHHNTFLNGVVMKDHHIYSFSNGGSIRGEHLSPVYYSDVVVAFLKDAQSTQRISFEAKHITLTFPGGVIGLRDINIAEEGGRLIGLMGASGSGKSTLLNVLNGTATPVEGQVLVNGIDIHDPVDKDRIEGVIGYVPQDDLLIEELTVYQNLYYAAKLCFDSYTAAQIDERVNKILQNLGLFQIRHLKVGNPLQKTISGGQRKRLNIGLELLREPALLFVDEPTSGLSSNDSENILDLLKELSLKGKMVFVVIHQPSSDIFKMFDKLVILDVGGYQIYYGDPIEAITYFRSRAELINSHAAACMTCGNVNPEQIFNIIETKLIDEYGRYTSERKVSPAEWRRLFDEHIEVPEVHTATHLPPSSLDIPSRLKQFWIFGLRDLMSKLGNSQYMSISLGVAPALALILAYIVRYYHIDHDSDTASVYSFYENLNIPAYLFMSIIVALFVGLTVSAEEIIRDAKIRQREAFLHLSRTSYLCSKVGILFGFSALQMLMFVLIGNSILEIKAMGFQYWALLFSTACFANMLGLNISASFKSVVTIYILIPVMLIPQLILGGIVVRFDHVNPHLGSDTKVPWVSELMVSRWAYEAMMVTQFKDNPFQRRLYPLDQTMAMSEYNKVYYVPRLLTKLAYCRTYFSHKTPETRASVANALLLLNNEVNTSQVHVPQLSYPGKLPIDTTTFDLQQAKLLEKYFDDLRKHYIRQYNWASAERDRLVSALVQTPEDRERYLAQMRKYHNKSVAEIVQDLNETNHIAEIDGRLVQKIYPIFQTPARELEDFLAFRTHFFAPQKHFAGLYIDTFWFNLLAIWTMTAVLYLALYYNALQALLSLVEFGKKRR; translated from the coding sequence ATGAGTGAACCAATACTCAAAGCAATTATTCAGTTATTAGCCATTTCGGCTAGTGTAGACGGCACAGTAACGGAGTCGGAAAAGAAGGTAACCTATGACTTTATCAGCGAAAACCTTAATTATGACGACGTTCCCCGCTTTCAGCAGTTATTTGATGAATACGCCTCTATTGCCCTACAAACCCAGCTTCAGATTCATAATATCGCCAAAAAAATAAATCAAGAGCTAGACCAGAAACAGAAAGTAATTGTGTTGATGCACTTGCTGGAGCTGGTCAGTGCTGATGGAGGGATTCACGAAAGCGAAGAAGAACTGGTAGATGAGTTGGCACAAGAGTTTAACATAGACAGCCACGAATATAGCATCATCAAAGCCTTTGTTACTAATGATGATGTGGTCAACTTGGGGCTATCCAACATCTTGATAATCAGCGGCAAGGAATTACCTCAAGGATATAATCACCTTTTCCGCGAAGGCTTTGGTGATTTGGTAGCTGTTTTGCGCATCCCGAGTATGGAGATGTATTGGCTGAAATTTTTCCAGCAAGACCACCACAACACCTTCCTCAATGGCGTGGTGATGAAAGATCATCATATTTACAGTTTTTCAAATGGCGGCTCTATTCGTGGGGAGCATCTTTCGCCGGTGTATTACAGCGATGTAGTCGTAGCATTCCTCAAAGACGCGCAGTCCACCCAGCGCATTAGTTTTGAAGCCAAACACATCACCCTGACTTTCCCGGGAGGGGTCATCGGTCTGCGCGATATCAACATTGCCGAAGAGGGGGGGCGCTTGATAGGGCTGATGGGGGCAAGCGGCTCTGGCAAGTCTACCTTGCTCAATGTGCTCAATGGTACAGCTACCCCCGTCGAGGGGCAGGTATTGGTCAATGGGATTGACATCCACGACCCCGTAGACAAAGACCGTATCGAGGGGGTTATCGGGTATGTTCCTCAAGATGATTTGCTCATTGAGGAGCTGACTGTGTACCAAAACCTCTACTATGCAGCCAAGTTGTGTTTTGATAGCTATACAGCAGCCCAAATCGACGAGCGGGTCAATAAAATTCTCCAAAACTTGGGGCTGTTCCAAATCCGCCACCTTAAGGTGGGCAACCCCTTGCAAAAGACCATCAGCGGTGGGCAACGCAAGCGCCTCAACATAGGGCTGGAGCTATTGCGCGAGCCGGCACTGCTTTTTGTGGATGAGCCGACTTCGGGGCTTTCGTCCAATGACTCCGAAAACATCCTCGACCTGCTCAAAGAGCTTTCTCTAAAAGGAAAAATGGTCTTTGTGGTCATTCATCAGCCTTCTTCGGATATTTTTAAGATGTTTGATAAGCTGGTCATTCTGGATGTGGGCGGTTATCAGATTTATTATGGCGACCCTATCGAGGCCATCACCTATTTTCGCTCTAGGGCTGAGCTCATCAACAGCCACGCAGCGGCCTGTATGACCTGTGGCAATGTAAACCCAGAGCAGATTTTTAATATCATCGAAACCAAACTCATCGACGAGTATGGGCGCTATACTTCGGAGCGGAAGGTATCGCCGGCAGAGTGGCGGCGCTTGTTTGACGAACACATAGAGGTGCCCGAAGTCCACACAGCCACGCACTTACCACCTTCTTCTTTGGACATTCCGTCGCGGCTCAAGCAATTTTGGATTTTTGGCTTACGCGACCTGATGTCGAAGTTGGGCAATAGCCAATATATGAGTATCAGCTTGGGTGTAGCGCCCGCCTTGGCGCTGATTTTGGCCTACATTGTGCGCTATTATCACATAGACCACGACAGCGACACAGCCTCGGTGTATAGCTTCTACGAAAACCTCAACATCCCTGCGTATTTGTTTATGAGCATTATTGTAGCGCTCTTTGTGGGGCTGACTGTCAGTGCGGAGGAAATCATCCGAGATGCCAAAATTCGGCAGCGGGAGGCGTTCTTACACCTGAGCCGCACAAGCTACCTGTGCTCTAAGGTGGGGATTTTGTTTGGTTTTTCAGCGTTGCAGATGCTGATGTTTGTACTCATTGGCAACAGCATTCTCGAAATTAAGGCGATGGGTTTCCAATATTGGGCACTCTTGTTTTCTACGGCTTGTTTTGCCAATATGCTAGGTTTGAACATCTCGGCTTCGTTCAAATCTGTCGTAACGATTTACATTCTCATCCCGGTGATGCTCATTCCTCAGTTGATTTTGGGAGGTATTGTGGTGCGCTTCGATCATGTAAACCCACACTTGGGCTCCGATACCAAGGTGCCTTGGGTAAGTGAGTTGATGGTTTCGCGCTGGGCTTATGAGGCAATGATGGTTACTCAGTTCAAGGACAATCCTTTCCAGCGCAGGCTTTACCCATTAGACCAAACAATGGCCATGTCCGAATACAACAAGGTCTATTATGTACCCCGTTTGTTGACCAAGTTGGCCTACTGTCGTACATACTTCAGTCATAAAACCCCTGAAACAAGGGCTTCGGTGGCCAATGCCCTGCTCTTGCTCAACAATGAGGTCAATACCTCACAAGTACACGTGCCTCAATTGAGCTATCCGGGTAAGTTACCCATCGACACCACTACTTTTGACCTTCAGCAGGCCAAGCTGCTCGAAAAATATTTTGACGATTTACGCAAGCATTACATCCGCCAATACAACTGGGCTTCTGCGGAGCGAGACCGCCTCGTATCGGCCTTGGTACAGACCCCCGAAGACCGCGAGCGCTATCTGGCGCAGATGCGTAAGTACCACAACAAGAGTGTAGCCGAAATTGTACAAGACCTCAACGAAACCAATCATATTGCCGAGATAGATGGGCGGCTGGTACAGAAAATATACCCCATATTTCAGACACCAGCTCGTGAACTAGAGGACTTTCTGGCTTTTCGTACGCACTTCTTCGCGCCACAAAAGCATTTTGCAGGGCTGTATATCGATACCTTCTGGTTCAACCTCTTGGCTATCTGGACAATGACGGCGGTCTTGTATCTGGCCTTGTATTACAATGCCCTCCAAGCCTTATTAAGCTTGGTAGAGTTTGGAAAAAAAAGGCGATAA
- a CDS encoding metallophosphoesterase family protein, which yields MKILHTADWHLDKRLYGIARLEEQAQVLEEIIMIADAEEVDVVLVAGDVFDTFNPGNDAVRLFYNTLKRLTREGQTAVVVIAGNHDSPERVEVATQLAYEYGIVLAGYPFTTPPSFDLSTGLRTLRQDRGFLEIQLPAYDYPLRLLLSPYPNEARIREYLGNQMREQVLNERIENHWYDLAERYCDTQGVNLLVAHLFMAERDSPEPEEAEEEENPIRYLGGSQLFFADQVPPQIQYAALGHIHRTQVLSFSPCPVAYSGSLLPYSFTDDSLLKHVYVVEVAPGQALRTKKDIRAVSYKVPRPLMRYRAAGVANALEWLQVHQEAWVELTILTDTYLTAQERQALAEAHPRILSLIPEMRNLDSWDIDSRPTIDLNRDIRSLFADYFESRKGTRPNEELLKLFEEVLGRRG from the coding sequence ATGAAAATACTACATACCGCAGACTGGCACTTAGACAAGCGGCTCTATGGTATTGCCAGGCTCGAAGAGCAAGCACAAGTGTTGGAAGAAATTATTATGATTGCCGATGCCGAAGAAGTTGATGTGGTCTTGGTCGCCGGCGATGTGTTTGATACTTTCAATCCGGGGAATGATGCTGTACGCTTGTTTTACAACACCCTCAAGCGTCTTACCCGCGAAGGACAAACGGCGGTAGTGGTGATTGCGGGCAATCATGACTCCCCCGAGCGCGTCGAAGTGGCTACTCAATTGGCCTATGAGTATGGGATTGTCTTGGCAGGATACCCCTTTACTACCCCTCCTTCATTTGACCTATCTACCGGTCTACGTACGCTCCGCCAAGACAGAGGTTTTCTTGAAATCCAACTCCCTGCCTACGACTACCCGCTGCGGCTGTTGCTCAGCCCTTACCCTAACGAAGCCCGGATACGCGAATACCTAGGCAACCAGATGCGCGAGCAAGTCTTGAATGAACGCATCGAAAATCACTGGTATGATTTGGCCGAGCGCTACTGTGATACTCAAGGGGTAAACCTGCTCGTAGCCCACCTCTTTATGGCTGAACGCGACAGCCCTGAGCCTGAGGAGGCCGAAGAAGAAGAAAACCCCATACGCTACTTGGGTGGCTCTCAGCTATTCTTTGCCGACCAAGTTCCTCCCCAAATCCAATATGCGGCCCTTGGGCATATCCACCGCACCCAGGTCTTGAGTTTCAGCCCTTGCCCTGTGGCCTATAGCGGCAGCTTGTTGCCTTATAGTTTTACCGACGACTCGCTGCTCAAACACGTCTATGTCGTAGAAGTAGCCCCCGGGCAGGCATTGCGTACTAAGAAAGATATCCGTGCTGTCTCTTATAAAGTGCCGCGCCCGCTGATGCGCTACCGTGCTGCTGGCGTAGCCAATGCGCTCGAATGGCTTCAGGTACACCAAGAGGCTTGGGTAGAGCTGACAATCTTGACCGACACTTACCTCACTGCCCAAGAGCGTCAAGCTTTGGCCGAAGCACACCCGCGCATCTTGAGCCTCATCCCCGAAATGCGCAACCTAGATAGCTGGGATATAGATAGCCGCCCTACTATTGACCTTAATCGCGATATCCGGTCTCTCTTTGCTGACTATTTTGAAAGCCGAAAAGGTACACGACCCAACGAAGAACTGCTGAAACTCTTTGAAGAAGTACTCGGACGAAGAGGATAG
- a CDS encoding AAA family ATPase, translating to MIPQKLILQGLYSYTQLTEVDFASLSQARLFGIFGAVGSGKSTLLDAITLALFGQVDRMTKANMGYNLMNLKSDRLYVSFEFIGGRTSQRYKFEVSYRRNSRNFADVTKQESTRYCYDVESKNWLPTDLEAEDILGLSYENFRRVMIIPQGKFQEFLQIGHTARTRMLKELFDLHRYDLYDEVTSLIQETKEAIAKNEGEMQGLQEVDLPMMEKIQAEIDNLQEEQHITQDKLQKLRTEYEQWQQARQWEQEYRQAKATLDGLEAQRYQWEARKQSLERYEIAKTQLADLLDTEAQLQAQLQQTQTQRQTQTQALQTLTQNLAQQQAALHDATQVYQQRDLWRIQLEDWQRIVAIQQTKTEIAEQQERLAKGQTKLQANQQQQTRLAEEAQKLAAQLTTQKQGLLDEQILSDYRRWFDQQQLLEEQWQQYRIQSQKQGQQYAQIQETIEAWANAHIAPLNSSLQHTPDSWEETLEAAIRQTQQTLEQASRHLEHLRVQAGLVAYAESLQPGRPCPLCGATDHPHPMDIREEFGPVVEAQTAERDKLQDKHTYLLELQKELREKRAMLREKHSLRQENIRQEAAVEERLRTHATQFPKYGQFSLQNKQAFEQAEQQQRQQRQALEQIRQALEDKQAAQKAAQEDAQKFQDLYKEIEIKLATLQGQLADRLAAIQQLHQPEHLQHPDPTQMQAELNTRLQQAEQTYTRLQTEVQKQQQAEAHLKGVLESLAQVEEKDQQALAKTSAILQDRLQIHQFADKAAVRELLAQALDTAQERAALQAFEAQLAQAAENLRQRKSKLDTLPYDQQAAKNTEDSLKRTEERQRHLIEQLATAKQRLENARKDWEIKQRLQTQLTKLEERRTNLNDLKKLFTAEGFVNYVSTTFLQNICALANERFSKLTKQQLRLEYYFDPEDNAKGEIIIRDMLNEGRTRITNTLSGGQTFQASLCLALALVDSIQEKLQSNQKFFFMDEGFGSLDEQAIQTVFETLRQLQYENRIVGIISHVEQLKRQIPVYLDVTRDAENGSLCHPSW from the coding sequence ATGATTCCGCAAAAGCTCATTCTACAAGGCCTCTATTCTTATACCCAACTTACCGAAGTAGACTTTGCCTCGCTCAGTCAGGCGCGGCTATTTGGTATTTTTGGAGCAGTGGGAAGCGGCAAGTCTACATTGCTAGACGCAATCACATTGGCGCTTTTTGGTCAAGTAGACCGGATGACTAAAGCCAATATGGGGTATAACTTGATGAACCTCAAGTCCGACAGGCTCTATGTCTCCTTTGAGTTTATAGGCGGCAGAACATCGCAACGCTACAAGTTTGAGGTCAGCTACCGCCGCAATAGCCGCAACTTTGCCGATGTTACCAAGCAAGAGAGCACGCGCTACTGCTATGATGTAGAAAGCAAGAACTGGCTTCCGACTGATTTGGAAGCAGAGGATATTTTGGGCCTTTCGTATGAAAACTTCCGGCGAGTGATGATTATCCCACAAGGGAAGTTTCAGGAGTTTTTGCAAATCGGTCATACTGCCCGTACTCGGATGCTCAAAGAGCTTTTTGACCTCCATCGTTATGATTTGTATGATGAGGTAACGTCCCTTATCCAAGAGACAAAAGAAGCCATTGCCAAAAACGAAGGAGAGATGCAGGGGTTGCAAGAAGTAGACCTGCCGATGATGGAGAAAATTCAGGCCGAAATAGATAATCTGCAAGAAGAACAGCATATTACCCAAGACAAACTACAAAAGCTCCGTACGGAGTACGAACAGTGGCAACAAGCCCGCCAATGGGAGCAAGAGTACCGTCAAGCCAAGGCGACACTTGATGGGCTAGAGGCGCAGCGCTATCAGTGGGAAGCCCGCAAACAATCGCTGGAGCGCTACGAAATAGCCAAGACTCAACTGGCAGACCTGCTCGACACCGAAGCGCAATTGCAAGCGCAACTACAACAAACCCAAACCCAGCGCCAAACCCAAACCCAGGCGTTACAAACCTTAACCCAAAATCTTGCCCAACAACAAGCCGCCCTCCACGACGCTACCCAAGTCTATCAACAGCGCGACCTTTGGCGGATACAGCTAGAGGACTGGCAGCGAATCGTGGCCATACAACAAACCAAGACCGAAATCGCGGAGCAACAAGAGCGTCTTGCCAAAGGGCAGACCAAGCTACAGGCCAACCAACAACAACAAACACGATTGGCCGAAGAAGCTCAAAAGTTGGCGGCTCAATTGACCACCCAAAAACAAGGCTTGCTCGATGAGCAAATCCTGAGCGATTACCGGCGCTGGTTTGACCAGCAGCAACTCCTCGAAGAACAATGGCAACAATATCGGATTCAAAGCCAAAAACAAGGCCAACAGTATGCGCAGATTCAAGAAACGATTGAAGCTTGGGCAAATGCACATATCGCCCCGCTCAACAGCAGTCTACAACATACCCCCGATTCTTGGGAAGAGACGCTCGAAGCCGCCATACGGCAAACCCAACAAACACTCGAACAAGCTTCTCGACACCTAGAGCACCTCCGTGTGCAGGCAGGCCTGGTGGCCTATGCCGAAAGCCTACAACCGGGTCGCCCCTGTCCGCTTTGTGGCGCTACAGATCATCCACACCCAATGGATATTCGGGAGGAGTTTGGGCCTGTGGTTGAAGCACAGACAGCTGAGCGCGATAAACTCCAAGACAAGCACACTTACTTGCTCGAGCTACAAAAGGAACTACGCGAAAAACGGGCTATGTTGCGCGAAAAGCACTCGCTGCGGCAAGAAAACATTCGGCAAGAGGCTGCTGTGGAAGAGCGCCTCCGCACCCATGCAACGCAATTTCCCAAATACGGACAGTTTAGTTTACAAAACAAACAAGCCTTTGAACAGGCCGAACAACAACAACGACAACAGCGACAAGCCCTAGAGCAAATCCGACAAGCCCTCGAAGACAAACAGGCCGCCCAAAAAGCCGCACAGGAGGATGCCCAAAAGTTTCAGGATTTGTATAAAGAAATTGAAATCAAACTAGCCACACTACAAGGCCAACTAGCTGACAGGCTCGCCGCCATACAACAGCTTCACCAACCCGAACATCTCCAACATCCTGACCCCACACAGATGCAGGCCGAGCTAAACACCCGGCTACAACAGGCCGAACAGACGTATACCCGCCTGCAAACTGAAGTACAAAAACAACAACAAGCCGAAGCTCACCTCAAGGGGGTGCTCGAAAGCCTAGCGCAGGTCGAAGAGAAAGACCAACAAGCGCTTGCTAAAACGAGCGCCATCCTGCAAGATCGCCTCCAAATCCACCAGTTTGCTGATAAAGCTGCCGTGAGGGAGCTATTGGCACAAGCGCTCGATACGGCTCAAGAGCGAGCCGCCCTGCAGGCTTTTGAGGCTCAGCTAGCCCAAGCTGCCGAAAACCTACGCCAACGCAAGAGCAAGCTGGATACCCTGCCCTATGACCAACAAGCCGCCAAAAATACAGAAGACAGTCTCAAACGCACCGAAGAACGCCAAAGACACCTCATCGAGCAACTAGCCACCGCCAAACAGCGTCTCGAAAACGCACGCAAAGACTGGGAAATAAAACAGCGCCTCCAGACACAGCTCACAAAACTAGAAGAGCGCCGCACAAATCTCAACGACCTCAAAAAGCTCTTCACCGCTGAAGGGTTTGTCAATTATGTATCGACTACTTTTTTGCAGAATATCTGCGCCCTCGCCAACGAGCGCTTCAGCAAGCTCACCAAGCAGCAGCTACGCCTAGAATATTATTTTGACCCTGAAGACAATGCCAAGGGCGAAATCATCATCCGTGATATGCTCAACGAAGGCCGTACCCGCATTACCAACACCTTATCGGGTGGGCAGACCTTTCAGGCCTCGTTGTGTTTGGCGTTGGCCTTGGTCGATAGCATCCAAGAGAAGCTACAGAGCAATCAAAAGTTTTTCTTTATGGACGAAGGTTTCGGCTCTTTGGATGAGCAAGCCATCCAGACCGTGTTTGAGACCCTGCGTCAGCTCCAATACGAAAACCGTATCGTTGGCATCATTTCGCACGTAGAGCAGCTCAAACGCCAAATCCCGGTCTACTTAGATGTTACTCGCGATGCTGAAAACGGTAGCCTCTGCCACCCCAGTTGGTAA